One region of Oxalobacteraceae bacterium OTU3CAMAD1 genomic DNA includes:
- a CDS encoding PepSY domain-containing protein → MKSSTLRTFISVHTWVGLVAGFGLFIAFYAGSITLFHSELHAWQTPVPQVAPSAAQSRPQALIDAVLAAHPEACKMFYMSLPSAYEPELVLTAGERHFRLDAAGKLEEFEERSHLMDFIYRLHYSAGLPDRFGLYTLGAVCVLYGLALVTGVIIYAPTFFKDLFALRIGKNLKRMWQDAHNAIGILSLPFHIMYAWSSAILGLGLILLAPFQYLVFDGKLLNLVAADINVAASPVASGVAAPLLPVARVMAAVERAAPGMEVKSLLYQEAGDANAQVQVTGDVRQNTVSSSSAVVLNASTGAVQRVVVPENFSPGMRFLRSLQALHFGNFGHAAVQWMYFILGIAGAFLFYSGNLLWIEARRKRLSLVQPRSGRLMAQATLGVCLGCVAGVSAMFVMNKLAPAAPGQLPLWESRSYYTVFWLAVVWAFARPPARAAHELLTACAVLTLAIPLSHWIATGLNPLLALMRGDGVTVGVAVVALLAAALYWKMARAVLRRGLHGDPHSVWSLRAPSVKQDMARQAA, encoded by the coding sequence ATGAAATCATCGACCCTGCGCACCTTTATTTCGGTCCACACGTGGGTGGGACTGGTGGCGGGCTTCGGCCTGTTCATCGCTTTCTACGCCGGCTCCATCACCTTGTTCCACTCCGAGCTGCACGCATGGCAGACGCCTGTTCCGCAAGTCGCGCCGTCGGCGGCCCAATCGCGGCCGCAGGCGCTGATCGACGCGGTGCTCGCCGCGCATCCGGAAGCGTGCAAGATGTTTTACATGAGCCTGCCGTCGGCCTATGAGCCGGAGCTGGTGCTGACCGCCGGCGAGCGCCATTTCCGCCTCGACGCCGCCGGCAAGCTGGAAGAGTTCGAGGAGCGCTCGCACCTGATGGACTTCATCTACCGCCTGCATTACTCGGCGGGGCTGCCGGACCGCTTCGGCCTGTACACGCTGGGCGCGGTGTGCGTGTTGTACGGACTGGCGCTGGTGACCGGCGTGATTATCTATGCGCCCACCTTCTTCAAGGACCTGTTCGCGCTCAGGATCGGCAAGAACCTCAAGCGCATGTGGCAGGACGCGCACAACGCCATCGGCATCCTGTCGCTGCCGTTCCACATCATGTATGCGTGGAGCAGCGCGATCCTGGGGCTGGGACTGATCCTGCTGGCGCCTTTCCAGTACCTGGTCTTCGACGGCAAGCTCCTTAATCTTGTTGCGGCCGATATCAACGTGGCTGCGTCGCCTGTCGCCAGCGGCGTGGCCGCGCCACTGTTGCCGGTCGCGCGGGTGATGGCGGCCGTCGAACGCGCGGCGCCGGGCATGGAGGTCAAGAGCCTGTTGTACCAGGAAGCCGGCGACGCCAACGCGCAGGTGCAGGTGACAGGCGACGTTCGGCAAAACACCGTGTCGAGCAGTTCGGCGGTGGTGCTCAACGCCAGCACCGGCGCAGTGCAGCGGGTGGTGGTGCCGGAGAATTTCAGTCCCGGCATGCGCTTCCTGCGCAGTCTACAGGCGCTCCATTTCGGTAACTTCGGCCACGCGGCGGTGCAGTGGATGTACTTCATCCTCGGTATCGCCGGCGCCTTCCTGTTCTACAGCGGGAATCTGCTGTGGATCGAGGCGCGCCGCAAGCGTCTTAGCCTGGTGCAGCCGCGCAGCGGACGGCTGATGGCGCAGGCAACGCTGGGCGTTTGCCTCGGCTGCGTGGCGGGTGTCTCCGCGATGTTCGTGATGAACAAGCTGGCGCCGGCGGCGCCGGGGCAGCTGCCGTTGTGGGAGTCGCGCAGTTACTACACGGTGTTCTGGCTGGCGGTGGTGTGGGCCTTCGCCCGGCCGCCGGCGCGCGCCGCCCACGAGCTGCTGACCGCGTGCGCCGTGCTGACCTTGGCCATTCCGCTGTCGCACTGGATCGCCACCGGTCTCAATCCGCTGCTGGCGCTGATGCGCGGCGACGGCGTCACCGTCGGCGTGGCGGTGGTGGCGCTGCTGGCCGCCGCCTTGTACTGGAAGATGGCGCGCGCGGTGCTGCGGCGCGGCCTGCATGGCGATCCGCACAGCGTCT